The sequence below is a genomic window from Zhongshania aliphaticivorans.
CTCATTGTCGTGCCATTGCCCTTTTAATACCCAGTCGCAAATTGCTTCAGCGACATCGGGGTAGTGCTGTGGCGTTTGCGCTGGAATATTTAAAAGCCATTGCTCAATGGTGTGCTGGCTAAATTCGTCCATGACACTGGCTAAGTTAAGTTGCTTGAGCGCAGCGGCGTTGCCGAGTTGTTCGGCTTGGCCGGAAACCGGTTTGGCGAGTGCCGGAATACCCATGTGCAGGCATTCGCTTATGAGCTCAAATCCAGCGTTGCAAATGACCGCGCGGGCGGAGCAAAGATCGTGCTTAAAATCGTGGAGACTGGTTTTACGCTGCGCGACATTGCCAATACTTGTGTCGCTGAGCTGCGGGGCGTACTGAATGAATTGATATTGGGGGATATTTTGTAAGGTGGCGCACACTCGCTGCTGATCTTCAAAGGGTAGGTAGACCAAAATATGTTCAGCAGCAGCGGCGCGACGTTCCTCAGGGTTGATGATCGGCGGCGCGATGGCCGCATTAAAATGATTCCAGTGCAGCCCTAAGCGAAACCGAGCCGGTGCGAAATAGCGCATTATGAGGCGGTTGCGTAAGTCTGCGCCGCTTTCGGGAACCGCTGCGTTGCCGAAGGCGTATTGATGACCGATACCAATTACCGCTTTGTTTTGCAGGCGACCAGCCCACGCGGTAAGGGGTTCGAAATCGGTGATAACAGCGTCGAAGGGACTCAAGTCGATATTGCGCAGGTCGCGAATAAATTGCAGCGGACGCAGTTGGCGCAGGGTTTTTATACTGCTAATGCGGCCTTGTTCAGTAGCAAAGGTGAGTCCGGCGTAATGCCAGTAATCGCCGAAGGCGGCCATATCGAAATACTGTTCAGGTGGTCTGCCGCTAAATAAATACTGAACCTCTATGCCGCGTTTGGCAAAGTGATGGGCCATCATTCGCGCGCGGGCAATATGGCCATTTCCTGTGCCCTGCACACCGTAAAGTAATTTCATAAGGGATTTTGTCCTGACAAGGTATGTGCAGCTGCGAGCTTAGGCGATGGCAATACTGTGACCCAGGTGTGCAATGCCAATACCAAGGCTAGCGCCTGCCAATGTGTCGGTAGGGAAGTGAACCCCTAAGATCACCCGCGAGGCGGCTACTGCTGCAGCCCAGATAAACAAGGGGGCGCCAATGACACCGAAGAACAGTACGGTCATTGTGGCTAAAAGAAAGGCGGCAGCGGTGTGACCAGACGGAAAACTAAATTCATCGGAGGCGATGATCGATGCATTAAACGCCGGTATGGCCGCAGGTGGACGCCGTCTTCGGCAGGTGTTTTTCAGAACCCAGTAGGCGGGCAGCCAAGCGGCAAAACTGATTAGCACCGCGCTAAAATAGGCTAGGCCCTGTTGAATCCCTGCGGCATATACCAGAACCGGGAGGCCGAGTTGAGCGTAGCCATCTCCTGTTTTTGATACACTGCGGGCAATGCGGGATAAGTGTTGCTGGTGGCGAGTATTGACGCAGGCCAGAAACATTCTTACATCGAACTGATTAATCGACTGTATTAAACGCATAGTATGATCCTCACACTTGAGACCATACGCCGAGCTGTTTGCAGTTGTATGACGAAATTAAGTCACTTTTAA
It includes:
- a CDS encoding phosphatase PAP2 family protein is translated as MRLIQSINQFDVRMFLACVNTRHQQHLSRIARSVSKTGDGYAQLGLPVLVYAAGIQQGLAYFSAVLISFAAWLPAYWVLKNTCRRRRPPAAIPAFNASIIASDEFSFPSGHTAAAFLLATMTVLFFGVIGAPLFIWAAAVAASRVILGVHFPTDTLAGASLGIGIAHLGHSIAIA
- a CDS encoding MJ1255/VC2487 family glycosyltransferase; the encoded protein is MKLLYGVQGTGNGHIARARMMAHHFAKRGIEVQYLFSGRPPEQYFDMAAFGDYWHYAGLTFATEQGRISSIKTLRQLRPLQFIRDLRNIDLSPFDAVITDFEPLTAWAGRLQNKAVIGIGHQYAFGNAAVPESGADLRNRLIMRYFAPARFRLGLHWNHFNAAIAPPIINPEERRAAAAEHILVYLPFEDQQRVCATLQNIPQYQFIQYAPQLSDTSIGNVAQRKTSLHDFKHDLCSARAVICNAGFELISECLHMGIPALAKPVSGQAEQLGNAAALKQLNLASVMDEFSQHTIEQWLLNIPAQTPQHYPDVAEAICDWVLKGQWHDNEALVNQLWQETGIHTAMPLLTP